The proteins below come from a single Comamonas antarctica genomic window:
- a CDS encoding NADPH:quinone oxidoreductase family protein, translating to MHAWLCTTPTGVDALEWTELPTPEPKAGEVLVEIKAASLNFPDLLIVQNKYQMKPPLPFVPGSEYAGVVRAVGEGVTHLQVGQNVASLTGTGGFGSHVIAPAAACLPLPEDFPLVDAAAFIMTYATSFHALMDRAQLQAGETVLVLGAAGGVGTAAIQIAKAAGARVIAAASSDEKCALCQSLGADATINYSSTDLREALKAATGGKGPDVVYDPVGGDLAEPAFRSIAWRGRYLVVGFAAGPIPALPWNLALLKGASLVGVFWGEFQRREPKANAAMMATLLDWYQEGRIKPVIDSTMDLSQLPAAYERMGSRAVMGKLVLTR from the coding sequence ATGCATGCCTGGCTATGTACCACGCCCACCGGCGTCGATGCGCTGGAATGGACCGAACTGCCGACTCCCGAACCCAAGGCCGGCGAGGTGCTGGTGGAAATCAAGGCCGCGAGCCTGAACTTCCCCGACCTGCTGATCGTGCAGAACAAATACCAGATGAAGCCGCCGCTGCCTTTCGTGCCCGGCTCGGAATACGCGGGCGTGGTGCGCGCCGTGGGCGAAGGCGTCACGCATCTGCAGGTCGGCCAGAACGTCGCCAGCCTCACCGGCACGGGCGGCTTCGGCAGCCATGTGATCGCGCCCGCCGCGGCCTGCCTGCCGCTGCCAGAGGACTTTCCGCTGGTCGACGCGGCCGCGTTCATCATGACCTATGCCACGTCTTTCCACGCGCTGATGGACCGCGCCCAACTGCAGGCGGGCGAGACCGTGCTGGTGCTGGGCGCGGCCGGCGGCGTCGGCACCGCGGCGATCCAGATCGCCAAGGCCGCAGGTGCGCGCGTGATCGCGGCGGCCTCGAGCGACGAGAAGTGCGCGCTATGCCAGTCGCTAGGCGCCGATGCGACCATCAACTACAGCAGTACCGACCTGCGCGAAGCGCTCAAGGCCGCGACCGGCGGCAAGGGCCCCGACGTGGTCTACGACCCGGTCGGCGGCGACCTGGCCGAGCCCGCGTTCCGCTCGATTGCCTGGCGCGGCCGCTATCTGGTGGTCGGTTTCGCGGCCGGCCCCATCCCCGCCCTGCCCTGGAACCTGGCGCTGCTCAAGGGCGCGTCGCTGGTCGGCGTGTTCTGGGGTGAATTCCAGCGGCGCGAGCCCAAGGCCAACGCCGCGATGATGGCCACGCTGCTCGACTGGTACCAGGAGGGCAGGATCAAGCCGGTGATTGATTCCACGATGGACCTGTCGCAACTGCCCGCGGCCTACGAGCGCATGGGCTCGCGCGCGGTGATGGGCAAGCTGGTGCTGACGCGCTAG